Proteins encoded in a region of the Pseudomonas syringae KCTC 12500 genome:
- a CDS encoding group I truncated hemoglobin, whose product MRRLLIAMMLTLLAGCAQQQQPPKDDSLYHDLGQRAGIQRIVEGMLINVAKDQRIVEHFKKVDIVRLRDKLVEQLCVESGGPCRYSGDSMAEAHKGQNLTPSDFNALVEDLIASMDTEKVPVPVQNRLIARLAPMRGEVIGK is encoded by the coding sequence ATGAGGCGTCTGCTGATAGCCATGATGCTGACGCTGCTGGCCGGTTGCGCGCAGCAGCAACAGCCACCCAAGGATGACAGCCTCTACCACGACCTGGGCCAGCGTGCCGGTATCCAGCGCATCGTCGAAGGCATGCTGATAAACGTGGCCAAGGATCAGCGGATCGTCGAGCACTTCAAGAAAGTGGACATCGTGCGTCTGCGCGACAAGCTGGTCGAACAACTCTGCGTCGAGTCCGGCGGCCCGTGTCGCTATAGCGGCGACAGCATGGCCGAGGCGCACAAGGGGCAGAACCTGACCCCCAGCGATTTTAACGCGCTGGTCGAAGACCTCATCGCCTCGATGGACACCGAAAAGGTCCCGGTCCCCGTACAAAACCGCCTCATCGCCCGCCTGGCACCGATGCGTGGCGAAGTGATCGGCAAGTAA
- a CDS encoding amidase, which translates to MTDTGSHSVTRDACALAEDFAQGCSDPVQALDKALQQAETADHVFISMSIERARREAEASAARWQQGQPLSPFDGVPIAWKDLFDVAGSVTTAGAAVRTSLSPALLDAPTVGLLARSGMVSLGKTNLSEFAYSGLGLNPHFGTPVNPSSDSSPRVPGGSSSGSAVAVANGTVPIAMGTDTAGSIRVPAALNGLVGFRSTSRRYSRDGVFPLALTLDSVGPLTRSVRDALVIDDLLCARSKPSSLIPRSLAGQRFLLDQAVLEDERVTPAVRDNLLRAVEALRASGALIEVKLCQAFQATLLLIQQQGWLGAAEAFALHQALLDSNAASQLDPRVRKRLEAARSMPASLLVNLYAARERLQEQLTLELDGALLITPTVAHVAPPLAPLLTDDDLFVQTNLATLRLTMPGSLLNMPGVSLPSGRDASGLPTGLLLSAPAGEDARLLRAALAVESLIAAP; encoded by the coding sequence ATGACCGATACCGGGAGTCACAGCGTTACCCGTGATGCCTGCGCACTGGCCGAGGATTTTGCTCAGGGGTGCAGCGACCCTGTGCAGGCTCTGGACAAGGCTCTGCAACAGGCAGAAACCGCCGATCATGTGTTTATTTCCATGAGTATCGAACGGGCACGCCGGGAAGCCGAAGCGTCTGCGGCCCGCTGGCAACAAGGGCAGCCATTGAGCCCTTTCGACGGCGTGCCTATCGCCTGGAAAGATCTCTTCGACGTGGCAGGCAGCGTCACAACCGCGGGTGCCGCGGTGCGCACCAGCCTTTCGCCGGCGCTGCTGGATGCGCCGACTGTCGGGCTGCTGGCACGGTCCGGGATGGTCAGCCTGGGCAAGACCAACCTCAGTGAATTCGCTTATTCAGGGCTGGGCCTGAACCCGCATTTCGGCACGCCGGTCAACCCCAGTAGCGACAGCTCGCCACGCGTTCCTGGCGGCTCCTCTTCGGGTTCGGCAGTCGCCGTAGCCAACGGAACCGTACCAATCGCGATGGGCACCGATACCGCCGGTTCTATTCGTGTGCCGGCAGCGCTCAACGGTCTGGTGGGGTTTCGAAGCACCAGCCGCCGCTATAGCCGCGACGGCGTTTTCCCGCTGGCGCTGACGCTGGACAGCGTCGGGCCGCTGACCCGCAGCGTGCGTGACGCTCTGGTGATCGACGATCTGCTCTGTGCGCGCAGCAAACCGTCATCGTTGATACCACGCAGCCTGGCCGGTCAACGTTTTCTGCTCGATCAGGCGGTGCTGGAAGACGAGCGCGTCACGCCGGCCGTTCGCGACAACCTGTTGCGTGCCGTCGAAGCCCTGCGTGCAAGTGGTGCGCTGATCGAGGTCAAGCTTTGCCAGGCATTTCAGGCCACCTTGCTGTTGATCCAGCAACAGGGCTGGCTTGGTGCAGCCGAAGCGTTCGCGCTGCATCAGGCGTTGCTCGACAGCAACGCCGCCAGCCAGCTTGACCCCAGAGTTCGCAAGCGCCTGGAGGCAGCCCGTTCCATGCCGGCCAGCCTGCTGGTCAATCTGTATGCCGCGCGCGAGCGCCTGCAGGAGCAGTTGACCCTCGAACTGGACGGCGCGCTGCTGATTACCCCGACCGTGGCCCATGTGGCGCCGCCGCTTGCACCGCTGCTGACGGACGACGATCTGTTCGTTCAAACCAACCTCGCCACGCTGCGCCTGACCATGCCCGGCAGCCTGCTGAACATGCCCGGCGTGTCACTGCCCAGCGGCCGCGATGCCTCGGGCTTGCCCACCGGGCTGTTGCTCAGTGCACCGGCAGGCGAAGACGCACGGCTGCTGCGTGCGGCGCTGGCTGTGGAGTCACTGATCGCAGCCCCTTGA
- a CDS encoding DUF3034 family protein, which produces MLHKTSLLLGSLLVGMAGAAPTSALGDNGRLIATGGATSIEGSAGGGITPWAVITGYSEQGEWGATTFATHVNLPDYNLDVAGLAFAYGNRVELSYAHQRFDISNLQHRLSLPDDNLSQDVFGVKVRLFGDLIYESLPQVSLGVQYKHQNDFLIPSLVGARRDSDVEGYLTASRLFMGAAFGYNVVVNGGVRYSRANETGLLGFGGDRRDSRSLLKEGSVAVLFNPRWALGVEYREKPDNLSFAGESDWADVFLGYFPNKHVSVVLAYARLGEIATLDNQNGTYLSVQGSF; this is translated from the coding sequence GTGGGCATGGCGGGCGCTGCTCCGACGTCCGCTCTGGGCGACAACGGCCGGTTGATTGCCACGGGCGGCGCGACCAGCATTGAAGGCAGCGCCGGCGGTGGCATAACCCCGTGGGCGGTGATCACCGGGTACAGCGAGCAAGGCGAGTGGGGCGCTACCACCTTCGCCACGCACGTGAATCTGCCGGACTACAACCTCGATGTGGCAGGCCTGGCGTTCGCCTATGGCAATCGCGTGGAGTTGTCCTACGCCCATCAGCGTTTCGATATCAGCAACCTGCAGCACAGGCTCAGCCTGCCTGACGATAACCTCAGTCAGGACGTGTTCGGCGTCAAAGTGCGGCTGTTCGGCGACCTGATTTACGAAAGCCTGCCGCAGGTTTCTCTGGGTGTGCAGTACAAGCATCAGAACGATTTCCTGATTCCCAGCCTGGTCGGCGCCCGGCGTGACTCGGATGTCGAAGGCTACCTGACGGCCAGTCGGTTGTTCATGGGCGCGGCGTTCGGCTACAACGTCGTGGTCAACGGCGGCGTGCGTTACAGCCGCGCCAACGAAACCGGACTGTTGGGGTTCGGCGGCGATCGGCGCGACAGCCGCAGCCTGCTCAAGGAGGGTTCGGTAGCCGTGCTGTTCAATCCGCGCTGGGCGCTGGGCGTCGAATATCGCGAGAAGCCGGACAACCTTTCGTTTGCGGGCGAAAGTGACTGGGCCGATGTTTTTCTCGGCTATTTCCCCAACAAGCACGTGTCCGTGGTCCTGGCTTACGCCCGCCTTGGTGAAATCGCCACCCTGGACAACCAGAACGGCACCTATCTGTCTGTGCAGGGGAGTTTTTGA
- a CDS encoding CobW family GTP-binding protein, which translates to MSIALNVITGFLGSGKTTLLKRLLADENMGDTALLINEFGDVGIDHLLVEEVAPDTVLLPSGCVCCTVRGELKDALLGLLERRNRGEIPAFRRVILETTGLADPAPILTTLSNDPQLRGRFHIGLIVTLVDACHATLQERLHPEWLAQVAAADRLLLSKTDLVDESVLDGLREHLQALNFSAPLLDTADVHSGDQLLLGEGMRSEEPAAEVTRWQLHRVLSTSARHGDAQVCCLTFERPLDWVGFGVWLSMLLRCHGERILRVKGLLNVNDNQAPIVIHGVQHCLHAPLHLAAWPGEDRTSRLVFILRGLDPDLLRRSFEVFSSSFAPPLNESAA; encoded by the coding sequence ATGAGCATTGCCCTGAACGTGATTACCGGCTTCCTCGGCAGCGGCAAGACCACGCTGCTCAAACGCCTGCTGGCCGATGAAAACATGGGCGACACCGCGCTGCTGATCAACGAATTCGGCGACGTGGGTATCGATCATCTGCTGGTTGAAGAGGTCGCACCGGATACCGTGCTGCTGCCCAGCGGTTGTGTCTGCTGCACCGTCCGCGGTGAGTTGAAAGACGCGCTGCTCGGTCTTCTGGAGCGGCGTAATCGAGGTGAAATTCCTGCGTTTCGGCGGGTGATTCTGGAGACCACCGGCCTGGCCGATCCGGCACCGATTCTCACCACGCTGAGCAATGACCCGCAACTTCGTGGGCGTTTTCATATCGGTCTGATCGTCACGCTGGTGGATGCCTGTCACGCGACGCTGCAGGAGCGTCTGCATCCGGAGTGGCTGGCGCAGGTCGCGGCGGCGGACCGGCTGCTGTTGAGCAAGACCGATCTGGTCGACGAGTCGGTGCTGGATGGCCTGCGCGAGCATCTGCAAGCGCTGAATTTTTCTGCGCCACTGCTGGATACGGCGGATGTCCACAGCGGCGATCAGTTGCTGCTGGGCGAGGGTATGCGCAGCGAAGAACCGGCCGCTGAAGTGACCCGCTGGCAACTGCATCGTGTGCTGTCGACTTCCGCGCGGCATGGTGATGCGCAGGTCTGTTGCCTGACGTTCGAGCGGCCTCTGGACTGGGTCGGCTTCGGGGTGTGGCTGTCGATGCTGTTAAGATGCCACGGCGAACGAATCCTCCGCGTCAAAGGGCTGCTCAACGTGAACGACAATCAGGCTCCCATCGTGATTCATGGTGTGCAGCATTGCCTGCATGCGCCGCTGCACCTTGCCGCCTGGCCAGGCGAGGATCGCACCTCGCGGCTGGTGTTCATCCTGCGCGGTCTCGATCCCGATCTGCTGCGTCGTTCGTTCGAAGTCTTCTCCAGCAGTTTCGCGCCTCCGCTCAACGAGTCCGCAGCATGA
- a CDS encoding MFS transporter translates to MSIYNKLDLTGWKPEQLTPEQVRFATWIAFFAWVFAVYDFILFGTLLPEIGRHFSWSEVEQAEIATWVAVGTAVVALAIGPLVDRLGRRVGIIFTVSGSAICSALTAIGGAWGKSPLILIRSLGGLGYAEETVNATYLSEIYAASDDPRLTKRRGFIYSLVQGGWPVGALIAAGLTAVLLPVIGWQGCFVFAAIPAIVIAILARKLKESPQFQIHQRITQLRKKGDLSQAKAVAQTYGVDYEEHSKAGIGAAFRGSSRRATLVIGAAILLNWAAIQVFSVLGTTVIVSVHHISFENSLIILVLSNLVGYCGYLCHGWMGDRIGRRNVIGLGWMLGGLAFAGMLYGPSNMVTVVGLYSLGLFFLIGPYSAALFFISESFPTSIRATGGAIIHAMGPLGAVVAGFGATSVLSAGGDWQTSALYFGAVPCFLSGALMFAAKHVRPETVK, encoded by the coding sequence ATGTCCATTTACAATAAGCTCGACCTGACCGGCTGGAAACCTGAGCAACTGACTCCGGAGCAAGTACGGTTCGCCACATGGATTGCGTTTTTCGCGTGGGTGTTTGCGGTATATGACTTCATTCTGTTTGGCACGCTGTTACCGGAAATCGGTCGGCATTTCAGCTGGAGTGAGGTCGAACAGGCCGAAATCGCGACCTGGGTCGCGGTCGGCACCGCGGTGGTGGCTCTGGCCATCGGCCCGCTGGTAGATCGCCTGGGACGGCGCGTGGGTATCATTTTCACCGTGAGTGGCTCGGCGATCTGCTCGGCGCTCACGGCCATCGGCGGAGCGTGGGGCAAGTCGCCCCTGATCCTCATTCGTTCGCTGGGCGGTCTGGGTTATGCAGAGGAAACGGTCAACGCGACCTATCTGAGCGAAATCTACGCTGCGTCCGACGACCCGCGACTGACCAAGCGCCGTGGCTTCATCTATAGCCTGGTGCAAGGCGGCTGGCCGGTCGGTGCGCTGATCGCGGCCGGTTTGACGGCGGTGCTGTTGCCGGTTATCGGCTGGCAGGGTTGTTTCGTGTTTGCAGCGATCCCGGCCATCGTCATCGCGATCCTGGCGCGCAAGCTCAAGGAAAGTCCGCAGTTTCAGATCCACCAGCGCATTACCCAATTGCGCAAAAAGGGCGACCTCAGCCAGGCGAAGGCCGTGGCGCAGACGTACGGGGTGGATTACGAAGAACACAGCAAGGCCGGTATCGGCGCTGCTTTTCGCGGTTCTTCGCGCCGCGCGACCCTGGTGATCGGTGCTGCGATCCTGCTCAACTGGGCGGCCATTCAGGTGTTCAGTGTGCTGGGTACGACGGTGATCGTCAGCGTCCACCACATCTCGTTCGAGAACTCGCTGATCATTCTGGTGCTGTCCAACCTGGTGGGCTATTGCGGCTACCTGTGTCACGGCTGGATGGGTGACCGGATCGGTCGCCGCAATGTCATCGGCCTTGGCTGGATGCTCGGCGGCCTGGCGTTTGCCGGCATGCTTTACGGGCCAAGCAACATGGTGACGGTGGTCGGCTTGTACAGCCTGGGGCTGTTCTTCCTGATCGGCCCGTACTCGGCGGCATTATTCTTCATCAGCGAAAGCTTCCCGACCAGCATTCGTGCCACGGGCGGCGCAATCATCCATGCCATGGGCCCGCTCGGTGCCGTGGTCGCAGGCTTCGGTGCCACATCGGTACTGAGCGCAGGCGGCGACTGGCAGACCTCGGCGTTGTACTTTGGCGCAGTGCCTTGCTTCCTGTCGGGTGCGCTGATGTTCGCCGCTAAACACGTGCGACCTGAAACGGTGAAATGA
- a CDS encoding SDR family NAD(P)-dependent oxidoreductase gives MQQLKQKRAVITGAGSGIGAAIARAYAAEGARLVLGDRDADSLAKIAAECRQLGAQVQECVADVGSVDGAQASVDACVEQFGGIDILVNNAGMLTQARCVDLTLDMWNDMLRIDLTSVFVASQRALPHMIAQRWGRIINVASQLGIKGGAELTHYAAAKAGVIGFSKSLALEVAKDNVLVNAIAPGPIETPLVAGISSAWKAAKAAELPLGRFGLAEEVAPVAVLLASEPGGNLFVGQTLGPNSGDVMP, from the coding sequence ATGCAGCAACTCAAACAAAAGCGGGCAGTGATCACCGGAGCAGGCAGTGGCATTGGCGCAGCCATCGCCCGTGCCTATGCGGCTGAAGGCGCGCGTCTGGTGCTGGGCGACCGAGACGCCGACAGCCTGGCGAAGATCGCTGCAGAGTGCCGCCAACTGGGCGCGCAGGTTCAGGAGTGCGTGGCCGATGTCGGCAGTGTCGACGGCGCGCAAGCCAGCGTCGATGCCTGTGTCGAGCAGTTCGGTGGCATCGACATTCTGGTCAACAACGCGGGCATGCTGACCCAGGCGCGTTGCGTCGACCTGACCCTCGACATGTGGAACGACATGCTGCGCATTGACCTGACCAGCGTGTTCGTGGCCAGTCAGCGGGCATTGCCGCACATGATTGCCCAGCGCTGGGGGCGCATCATCAATGTCGCTTCGCAACTGGGCATCAAGGGCGGTGCCGAACTGACCCATTACGCCGCCGCCAAGGCCGGGGTGATCGGTTTCAGCAAGTCCCTGGCGCTGGAAGTCGCCAAGGACAACGTGCTGGTCAACGCCATCGCGCCCGGTCCTATCGAAACCCCATTGGTCGCCGGGATCAGCAGCGCCTGGAAAGCCGCCAAGGCTGCCGAGTTGCCACTGGGCCGCTTCGGTCTGGCCGAGGAGGTTGCCCCGGTGGCGGTGCTACTGGCCAGCGAGCCGGGTGGCAACCTGTTCGTCGGTCAGACACTGGGCCCCAATTCCGGCGACGTCATGCCATGA
- a CDS encoding polysaccharide deacetylase family protein codes for MAKEILCAFGVDVDAVAGWLGSYGGEDSPDDISRGLFAGEVGAPRLLKLFERYGLRTTWFIPGHSMETFPEQMKAVADAGHEIGVHGYSHENPIAMTPEQEEIVLDKSIDLITQMTGKRPTGYVAPWWEFSNVTNELLLKKGIKYDHSLMHNDFHPYYVRVGDKWTKIDYSQHPDTWMKPLVRGEETDLVEIPANWYLDDLPPMMFIKKAPNSHGFVNPRHLEEMWRDQFDWVYREHEHAVFTMTIHPDVSGRPQVLLMLERLIEHIQSHAGVKFVTFDEIADDFVRRNPRTR; via the coding sequence ATGGCCAAAGAAATTCTGTGTGCGTTTGGTGTGGATGTGGATGCCGTTGCCGGCTGGCTGGGCTCCTATGGTGGCGAGGATTCGCCGGACGACATTTCCCGCGGCCTGTTCGCCGGTGAAGTCGGCGCGCCACGTCTGCTCAAGTTGTTCGAGCGTTACGGTCTGCGCACCACCTGGTTCATCCCGGGGCACTCCATGGAGACCTTTCCCGAGCAGATGAAAGCCGTGGCGGATGCCGGGCATGAAATCGGTGTGCATGGTTACAGCCATGAAAACCCGATTGCCATGACCCCGGAGCAAGAGGAGATCGTCCTCGACAAGTCCATCGACCTGATCACCCAAATGACCGGCAAACGTCCGACCGGCTATGTCGCGCCATGGTGGGAGTTCAGCAACGTCACCAACGAGCTGCTGCTCAAGAAAGGCATCAAGTACGACCACAGCCTCATGCACAACGACTTCCACCCTTACTACGTTCGGGTGGGCGACAAGTGGACCAAAATCGATTACAGCCAGCACCCGGATACCTGGATGAAGCCTCTGGTGCGTGGCGAAGAAACCGATCTGGTGGAAATCCCGGCCAACTGGTACCTGGACGATCTGCCGCCAATGATGTTCATCAAGAAGGCGCCGAACAGCCACGGTTTCGTCAACCCTCGGCACCTGGAAGAAATGTGGCGCGACCAGTTCGACTGGGTCTATCGCGAACACGAACACGCTGTATTCACCATGACCATTCACCCGGACGTGTCTGGTCGCCCGCAAGTGCTGCTGATGCTGGAGCGCTTGATCGAGCACATTCAAAGCCATGCTGGCGTCAAGTTCGTCACTTTCGACGAGATTGCCGACGACTTCGTGCGTCGCAACCCCCGTACCCGCTGA
- a CDS encoding SDR family NAD(P)-dependent oxidoreductase — MTRKVAVITGAASGIGQALAVAFARQGVAVAGGFYPADPHDPDETRRLVAEAGGECLMLPLDVTFTESVDDLAAQAVKLFGRIDYAVANAGLLRRAPLLEMTDERWNEMLDVDLTGVMRTFRAAVRHMGEGGALVAISSIAGGVYGWQDHSHYAAAKAGVPGLCRSLAVELAPKGIRCNAVIPGLIETPQSLDSKNSLGPEGLAQAAKAIPLGRVGRADEVAALVRFLCSDDASYLTGQSIVIDGGLTVRWPE; from the coding sequence ATGACGCGTAAAGTTGCAGTGATAACCGGTGCCGCCAGCGGCATCGGTCAGGCCCTGGCAGTGGCTTTTGCCCGCCAGGGTGTGGCGGTGGCAGGGGGGTTCTATCCGGCTGACCCGCATGATCCGGACGAAACCCGCAGGCTGGTGGCGGAGGCGGGCGGCGAATGCCTGATGCTGCCACTGGACGTGACCTTCACCGAGTCGGTCGATGACCTGGCCGCGCAGGCGGTCAAGTTGTTCGGCCGCATCGACTACGCAGTCGCCAATGCCGGGCTGTTGCGCCGCGCGCCGTTGCTGGAAATGACCGACGAGCGCTGGAACGAGATGCTCGACGTCGACCTGACCGGCGTAATGCGTACCTTCCGCGCCGCCGTCCGGCATATGGGTGAGGGCGGGGCGCTGGTGGCGATTTCCTCGATTGCCGGTGGTGTGTATGGCTGGCAGGACCATTCCCATTACGCAGCGGCCAAGGCCGGCGTACCAGGGCTGTGTCGGTCACTGGCGGTGGAGCTCGCCCCGAAGGGCATACGTTGCAACGCGGTGATTCCCGGCCTGATCGAGACGCCGCAATCGCTGGACAGCAAGAACTCGCTGGGGCCCGAAGGTTTGGCGCAGGCGGCCAAAGCGATCCCCTTGGGCCGGGTCGGCCGAGCGGATGAAGTCGCTGCGCTGGTGCGTTTTCTGTGCAGCGATGATGCTAGTTACCTGACCGGGCAAAGCATCGTGATCGACGGCGGCCTGACCGTGCGCTGGCCCGAGTAG
- a CDS encoding ABC transporter substrate-binding protein, translating to MTITLRVLGTSVTLLESLRERAEQELGIKLVYQIHDVQTAQRIAVMQPDSYDLYDQWFHNVDFVWPARAIQPIDTRRIALWHEINDLPKQGRLRPTDQPGSGSVPSERLFVQHDGSLGSAVTERISMLPLTHNADSFAYRPERLPEGLSSADESWGWLLDPVWGGRIALQSDAAIGALDAALAVQGAGLASFKDIGNMSIEEIDRLADVLVRKQQQGHFAAFWSGDEEAAELMLSPDIDIQSLWSPTLVRLHRAGVKYRVAVPKEGYRGWFGGLSLSRHAKGPVLDAAYAYLNWWLSGWPGAVMARQGYYIGNPARSRDHLSAAEWDYWYAGLPAREQLLGSDGLPLIDAGEVRDGGAYEERMGHIAVWNSVMNEHNYLVRRWNDILRASDKSSAKAR from the coding sequence ATGACCATCACCTTGCGCGTACTGGGCACCTCCGTGACCCTGCTGGAGTCTTTGCGTGAGCGGGCCGAGCAGGAACTGGGGATCAAACTGGTCTACCAGATTCATGACGTGCAAACCGCGCAACGTATCGCGGTCATGCAACCAGACAGCTACGACCTCTACGACCAGTGGTTTCATAACGTCGATTTCGTCTGGCCAGCCCGGGCGATTCAACCCATCGACACGCGGCGCATTGCGCTGTGGCACGAAATCAACGACTTGCCCAAGCAGGGCCGGCTGCGGCCTACCGACCAGCCAGGCAGCGGCAGTGTGCCGAGCGAGCGTTTGTTCGTGCAGCACGATGGCAGCCTGGGCAGCGCGGTGACCGAGCGCATCAGCATGCTGCCGCTGACCCATAACGCCGACAGCTTCGCCTATCGCCCCGAGCGCTTGCCGGAGGGCTTGAGCTCTGCGGACGAAAGCTGGGGATGGTTACTCGACCCTGTCTGGGGCGGGCGCATCGCCTTGCAGAGTGACGCGGCCATCGGCGCACTGGATGCCGCGCTGGCGGTGCAGGGGGCAGGGCTGGCGAGCTTCAAGGACATCGGCAACATGAGCATCGAAGAGATCGATCGGCTCGCTGATGTGCTGGTGCGTAAACAGCAGCAAGGGCATTTTGCTGCGTTCTGGTCAGGCGACGAAGAAGCCGCCGAACTGATGCTCAGCCCTGACATCGACATTCAGAGCCTCTGGTCACCGACCCTGGTCAGGCTGCACCGTGCCGGTGTGAAGTATCGCGTCGCGGTGCCCAAAGAGGGCTATCGCGGCTGGTTTGGCGGGCTTTCCCTGTCACGCCACGCCAAGGGGCCGGTGCTGGATGCGGCCTATGCGTACCTGAACTGGTGGCTGTCGGGCTGGCCCGGCGCAGTGATGGCGCGGCAGGGCTATTACATCGGTAATCCGGCACGCAGCCGTGATCACCTCAGCGCTGCCGAATGGGATTACTGGTACGCCGGCCTGCCTGCCCGCGAACAACTGCTCGGCAGCGACGGCTTGCCGCTGATCGACGCCGGGGAAGTCCGTGACGGCGGCGCTTACGAAGAACGCATGGGCCATATTGCCGTGTGGAACTCGGTCATGAACGAGCACAACTACCTGGTCCGCCGCTGGAACGACATCCTGCGCGCCAGTGACAAAAGCAGCGCCAAAGCGCGCTAG
- a CDS encoding GntR family transcriptional regulator, whose protein sequence is MSEEDSRTASRYAMIREVLRNAIVSGAAANGLVLLEAPLAELFGTSRVPVRKALNLLHEEGLISRFDGRGYLVNPDAREVEPLRLSLSHKQFGLDSSEELVDTRPLGERIHDEIGAALSACIAFGHYRLDEQSAAQHYGVSRAVVREALMRLRDRGLVEKEPYSQWLAGPLTAREITEDYELRACLEPEALRQTAPQLSRETLEAMLARVIEAQDAEQCSLEEIERLEDDLHQQCLGGLQNRKIATLISQAQSPMIINRIFYRLLSIGADEAMLAEHRLIIELLLHGAFDAAALNLKEHLLRARQRMLQRLKVLSVLPEQEVPGYLTRLS, encoded by the coding sequence ATGTCAGAAGAGGACTCGCGCACCGCGTCGCGCTACGCCATGATCCGCGAGGTGTTGCGTAACGCTATCGTCTCGGGCGCGGCCGCCAACGGACTGGTGCTGCTTGAAGCACCGCTGGCAGAACTGTTCGGCACCAGCCGGGTGCCGGTGCGCAAGGCGCTCAACCTGCTGCATGAAGAAGGCTTGATCAGCCGCTTCGACGGCCGGGGCTATCTGGTCAATCCTGACGCGCGGGAAGTCGAGCCGCTGCGCCTGAGCCTGAGCCACAAGCAGTTCGGGCTGGACAGCAGTGAAGAACTGGTCGACACCCGCCCGCTCGGCGAACGTATTCATGACGAGATCGGTGCGGCACTGTCGGCCTGTATCGCCTTTGGTCACTACCGGCTCGATGAGCAAAGCGCCGCGCAGCATTATGGAGTAAGCCGCGCAGTGGTTCGTGAGGCGCTGATGCGTCTGCGCGATCGCGGCCTGGTGGAAAAAGAGCCTTACTCGCAATGGCTGGCGGGGCCGCTGACGGCCCGGGAAATCACTGAAGACTACGAACTGCGTGCCTGCCTCGAGCCCGAAGCCTTGCGCCAGACTGCGCCACAGCTGAGCCGCGAAACCCTCGAAGCAATGCTGGCCAGGGTCATCGAGGCGCAAGACGCCGAACAGTGCAGCCTTGAGGAAATCGAGCGCCTTGAGGATGATCTGCATCAGCAATGCCTGGGCGGCCTGCAAAACCGCAAGATCGCCACGCTGATCAGCCAGGCGCAGAGCCCGATGATCATCAACCGGATTTTCTACCGCCTGCTGAGCATTGGCGCCGATGAAGCGATGCTGGCCGAACACCGGCTGATCATCGAATTGCTGCTGCACGGTGCCTTCGACGCTGCTGCCCTGAACCTCAAGGAACACCTGCTACGCGCCCGGCAGCGCATGCTGCAACGCCTGAAAGTCCTGTCGGTATTGCCGGAGCAGGAAGTGCCGGGGTATCTGACGCGGTTGAGTTGA